The proteins below are encoded in one region of Populus alba chromosome 2, ASM523922v2, whole genome shotgun sequence:
- the LOC118044144 gene encoding uncharacterized protein, translating into MESNIEEAVRAKEFAEKRFAERDFAGAKNYALKAKTLFPGLEGISQMVATFEVYVASQAKCNGEVDYFSILGLKPPADKDAVKKQYRKMAVLLHPDKNKTVGADGAFKLVSEAWTMLSDSLKKNSYNVKRNKQMASCAVQTNLSSVHAAGVTGYNQCSNSPTAHGLDTFWTVCTSCKVQYEYLRKYVNKKLSCKNCRGTFIAIETGAAPVNGSFPYCPWSYVPGNGYRCHGYDGVAYVPTTTTTTLYTGNGVSGLDAGHRHEHVSNVSFQWSSCSGTSGDAVGPNGSCAVSSDIVYQANGNVSAAKVKPAANGRRSMKTATEKVYSDVSASCNEFSGSKTGRPDKKRKVVIGSTCRNGHEENEPRLGSEVRLANGCANVEHDTKLSNPSEVPTRRSVIAPAFDARKLLIDKARIDIRKKLEEMRLASAAAAAAADTKNIEDLFTKAGEAPKQSNSDITGHHTKPNKIEPISITVPDPDFHDFDKDRAEECFKPKQIWALYDEDDGMPRLYCLIRQVVSVKPFKIHITYLNSKTDSEFGVVNWMDSGFTKSCGHFRAWNSDVVDQVNIFSHVMKGEKPGRGGCVRIYPKSGDVWAVYQNWSPDWNRSTPDDVRHQYEMVEVLENYSEELGVCVTPLIKLTGFKTVYQRNTDKGAIRWIPRREMVRFSHQVPSWSLEGEASNLPEKCWDLDPAATPDELLHAATEAKA; encoded by the coding sequence ATGGAATCAAATATAGAAGAGGCCGTCAGGGCAAAAGAGTTTGCTGAGAAGCGATTTGCCGAGAGAGATTTTGCTGGTGCAAAGAACTATGCGTTAAAGGCAAAAACATTGTTTCCTGGATTAGAGGGTATATCTCAGATGGTGGCCACTTTCGAAGTTTATGTTGCATCTCAGGCCAAATGTAATGGTGAAGTTGACTATTTCTCTATTCTTGGTTTGAAGCCTCCTGCAGATAAAGATGCAGTGAAAAAGCAGTATAGGAAGATGGCCGTGTTGCTCCATCCAGACAAGAATAAAACTGTAGGAGCTGATGGAGCGTTTAAACTTGTATCTGAAGCATGGACTATGTTGTCAGATAGTCTTAAGAAAAACTCTTACAATGTCAAGAGAAACAAACAGATGGCATCTTGTGCTGTTCAGACAAACTTATCTTCAGTTCATGCTGCTGGGGTTACAGGATATAACCAATGTTCCAATTCACCCACTGCTCATGGACTTGATACTTTCTGGACAGTCTGCACATCTTGTAAAGTTCAGTATGAGTATCTTCGGAAGTATGTGAATAAGAAACTTTCTTGTAAGAACTGCCGGGGTACTTTCATTGCCATTGAAACTGGGGCAGCTCCTGTCAATGGTTCTTTCCCTTACTGTCCTTGGTCATATGTCCCTGGTAATGGGTATAGATGTCATGGATATGATGGGGTTGCATATGTcccaaccaccaccaccaccaccctaTATACAGGAAATGGGGTCTCAGGATTGGATGCTGGACACAGGCATGAGCATGTTTCAAATGTTTCATTTCAGTGGAGCTCATGTTCTGGAACTTCTGGGGATGCTGTTGGTCCCAATGGATCATGTGCAGTATCTTCTGATATTGTTTATCAGGCTAATGGAAATGTTAGTGCAGCAAAGGTTAAACCAGCAGCCAATGGAAGGCGATCCATGAAAACTGCCACAGAAAAAGTATACTCTGATGTATCCGCAAGCTGTAATGAATTTTCAGGCTCCAAGACTGGTAGACCTGATAAGAAAAGGAAGGTGGTTATTGGTTCCACTTGTAGAAATgggcatgaagaaaatgaaCCTAGATTGGGTTCAGAAGTAAGACTAGCTAACGGATGTGCAAATGTTGAGCACGACACCAAGCTTTCCAATCCAAGTGAAGTTCCAACAAGACGCAGCGTGATTGCGCCAGCTTTTGATGCCAGAAAGTTGTTGATTGACAAAGCAAGGATCGACATCAGGAAGAAATTGGAGGAGATGAGATTAGCTtcagctgcagctgcagctgcagcaGATACAAAGAACATTGAAGATCTGTTCACCAAGGCAGGAGAGGCTCCTAAACAATCAAATTCTGATATTACTGGCCATCATACAAAGCCAAACAAAATCGAGCCAATCTCGATAACAGTCCCTGACCCTGATTTCCATGATTTTGACAAAGATAGAGCAGAGGAATGCTTCAAGCCAAAACAAATATGGGCTTTGtatgatgaagatgatggcaTGCCACGCTTATACTGTTTGATTCGCCAGGTGGTCTCAGTTAAACCCTTTAAGATTCACATCACTTACTTGAACTCTAAAACTGATAGTGAATTTGGGGTAGTAAATTGGATGGATTCTGGGTTTACTAAATCTTGTGGACACTTCAGAGCATGGAATTCTGATGTTGTTGATCAAGTCAACATTTTCTCTCATGTTATGAAAGGAGAAAAGCCTGGTAGAGGTGGTTGTGTTCGAATATACCCAAAAAGTGGAGATGTTTGGGCTGTTTATCAAAACTGGTCACCTGATTGGAACAGATCAACCCCAGATGATGTCAGGCACCAGTATGAGATGGTAGAGGTCCTTGAGAATTACTCTGAAGAGCTTGGAGTTTGTGTTACTCCTCTGATCAAGTTGACTGGTTTCAAAACAGTGTACCAAAGGAATACAGACAAGGGTGCCATTAGATGGATTCCAAGAAGAGAGATGGTACGCTTTTCTCATCAGGTGCCTTCTTGGTCACTTGAAGGAGAAGCTAGTAATTTGCCAGAAAAGTGTTGGGATCTGGACCCAGCTGCAACTCCAGATGAGCTACTTCATGCTGCAACAGAAGCGAAGGCTTAG